The following proteins are encoded in a genomic region of Brachypodium distachyon strain Bd21 chromosome 1, Brachypodium_distachyon_v3.0, whole genome shotgun sequence:
- the LOC100822182 gene encoding LOW QUALITY PROTEIN: phosphatidylinositol 4-phosphate 5-kinase 1-like (The sequence of the model RefSeq protein was modified relative to this genomic sequence to represent the inferred CDS: substituted 1 base at 1 genomic stop codon), producing MASAETSKGNTQRGDTLPNGDVYVGNFDGLVPHGMGKYMWTDGALYEGEWDKSKMTGRGIIQWPSGASYVGDFRGGFIDGTGTFKGVDGSVYKGCWRMNKKQGMGTMVYSNSDTYEGLWNEGLPDGFGKYTWSAGNIYIGSWKSGNMNGRGVMQWINGDTLDCNWLNGLAHGKGYCKYASGACYIGTWDRGVKDGHGIFYEPGSKIPCNLEVSECATTRDGASASSSSNETVNVRLLFLLQNLCNKWGLRRFFHRPKRISNGTTPIFYDDSRNHLSQDLPNASLSGNEHLQENDVNKDLVYEREYVQGVLILEQPKGKDSGMLDSGETQENTWQKQARGPMETIYKGHRSYYLMLNLQLGIRYTVGKITPVPLREVRSNDFGPRARIRMYFPVEGSQYTPPHCSVNFFWKDYCPMVFRNLREMFHIDAADYMMSICGGDSLKELSSPGKSGSIFYLSQDERFVIKTLRKSELKIGLMXCVLQILLKMLPKYYNHVKAYDNTLITKFFGVHRITLKAGKKVRFVVMGNMFCTELRIHRKYDLKGSTQGRSTKKQKINENTTLKDLDLSHAFHVDKPWREALFRQITLDCMFLESQSIIDYSMLLGIHFRAPHHLKTLTSHQNTLESSGNSSEMDCSVPVHYEDINSTKGLLLVAHEPGTTVGGSHIRGSMVRASEGGYEEVDLVLPGTGRFRVQLGVNMPARARKLLESTDMVEEYDVVLYLGIIDILQEYNMSKRVEHAVKSLKFDPLSISAVDPNLYSKRFVHFLDRVFPEQD from the exons ATGGCCAGTGCAGAGACAAGCAAGGGGAACACTCAAAG GGGGGATACCCTTCCAAATGGAGATGTTTATGTGGGCAACTTCGATGGATTAGTTCCTCATGGAATGGGGAAGTATATGTGGACAGATGGAGCCCTCTATGAGGGTGAGTGGGACAAAAGCAAAATGACTGGGAGAGGAATAATACAGTGGCCTTCAGGAGCATCTTATGTAGGTGACTTCCGTGGAGGTTTCATCGACGGGACAGGCACCTTCAAGGGAGTAGATGGCTCAGTCTACAAAGGTTGTTGGAGGATGAACAAAAAGCAGGGAATGGGGACAATGGTTTACTCGAACTCTGATACGTATGAAGGTTTATGGAATGAGGGTTTGCCAGATGGATTTGGTAAATATACATGGTCTGCTGGCAACATCTACATTGGAAGCTGGAAATCTGGTAACATGAATGGCAGAGGAGTAATGCAATGGATAAATGGTGATACTCTTGACTGCAATTGGCTCAATGGGCTGGCTCATGGGAAAGGTTATTGCAAATATGCATCAGGAGCATGTTACATTGGTACATGGGACAGGGGAGTCAAGGATGGGCATGGCATCTTTTATGAACCAGGAAGTAAAATACCCTGTAACCTTGAAGTTTCTGAGTGTGCAACAACTCGTGATGGTGCAAGTGCTTCAAGTTCAAGTAATGAAACAGTCAATGTTAGACTATTGTTTCTACTGCAAAATCTGTGCAACAAATGGGGACTGCGTAGATTCTTTCATCGTCCCAAGCGCATTTCAAATGGCACAACACCAATTTTTTATGATGATTCCAGAAATCACTTGTCACAAGATTTACCCAATGCATCCTTGTCAGGTAATGAGCATTTACAAGAAAATGATGTTAATAAAGATTTGGTGTACGAACGAGAATACGTTCAAGGAGTGCTTATCTTGGAGCAGCCAAAAGGCAAAGATTCAGGAATGTTGGATAGCGGtgaaacacaagaaaataCCTGGCAAAAACAAGCTAGAGGACCGATGGAGACTATTTACAAGGGGCACAGGAGCTATTATCTAATGCTAAATTTGCAACTTGGCATCAG GTATACTGTGGGTAAAATTACCCCTGTACCTTTGCGTGAAGTTCGTTCAAATGATTTTGGACCTAGAGCACGGATAAGAATGTACTTCCCCGTTGAGGGTTCACAGTATACCCCTCCACACTGCTCTGTCAATTTCTTTTGGAAAGACTATTGTCCTATGGTTTTCCG GAATCTTCGGGAAATGTTTCATATTGATGCTGCAGATTACATGATGTCTATATGTGGGGGTGACAGTCTAAAGGAGCTTTCTTCACCTGGGAAAAGTGGCAGTATTTTCTATCTCTCCCAGGATGAACGATTTGTCATAAAAACCTTGAGAAAAAGTGAGCTGAAG ATTGGTTTGATGTAATGCGTCCTGCAGATACTGCTGAAGATGCTTCCAAAATATTACAATCATGTCAAAGCTTATGATAATACTCTGATTACGAAGTTTTTTGGCGTGCACAGGATTACTCTAAAAGCTGGAAAAAAG GTAAGATTTGTTGTGATGGGAAATATGTTCTGCACGGAGCTGAGAATTCACCGTAAGTATGACTTAAAGGGCTCTACACAAGGCCGTTCAACGAAAAAGCAAAAAATTAATGAGAACACAACGCTGAAGGATCTTGACCTATCACACGCTTTTCATGTTGATAAACCATGGAGGGAGGCACTTTTCAG GCAGATAACTCTTGATTGTATGTTCCTGGAATCCCAATCTATTATTGACTACAGCATGCTATTGGGAATCCATTTTAGAGCTCCCCATCACTTGAAGACTCTCACGTCACATCAGAACACCCTTGAAAGCAGTGGAAATTCATCCGAAATGGATT GTAGTGTTCCAGTGCATTATGAGGATATAAATTCTACAAAGGGACTTCTACTAGTTGCTCACGAGCCAGGTACGACAGTAGGCGGTTCCCACATTAGAGGAAGCATGGTTAGAGCATCAGAAGGTGGTTACGAAGAAGTAGATCTTGTTTTGCCAGGCACTGGAAG GTTCCGTGTGCAGTTAGGGGTAAATATGCCAGCTCGAGCTCGGAAATTGCTAGAAAGCACGGACATGGTTGAGGAATACGATGTTGTACTTTACCTTGGTATCATAGACATACTGCAGGAGTACAATATGTCTAAACGAGTGGAGCATGCAGTCAAATCACTCAAGTTTGATCCCCTCTCGATATCAGCTGTTGATCCGAATTTGTATTCGAAACGATTTGTACATTTCCTCGATAGAGTTTTCCCTGAGCAAGACTGA